From Rhododendron vialii isolate Sample 1 chromosome 10a, ASM3025357v1, the proteins below share one genomic window:
- the LOC131302731 gene encoding auxin response factor 8-like, whose protein sequence is MKLSTSGHGQQAHEGEKKCLNSELWHACAGPLVSLPTLGSRVVYFPQGHSEQVAATTNREVDAHIPNYPSLPPQLICQLHNVTMHADVETDEVYAQMTLQPLTPQEQKDTYVPVELGMPSKQPTNYFCKTLTASDTSTHGGFSVPRRAAEKVFPPLDFSQQPPCQELIARDLHDVEWKFRHIFRGQPKRHLLTTGWSVFVSAKRLVAGDSVLFIWNEKNQLLLGIRRAIRPQTVMPSSVLSSDSMHIGLLAAAAHAAATNSCFTIFYNPRASPSEFVIALSKYVKAVYHTRVSVGMRFRMLFETEESSVRRYMGTITGIGDLDPVRWSNSHWRSVKVGWDESTAGERQPRVSLWEIEPLTTFPMYPSLFPLRLKRPWYPGASSFQDGREGAVNGMTWLRGETGEQGIHSLNFQNVGMLPWTQQRWDTSLVRNDFNPQYEAMLAAGLHSTGGGDSIKQQFLQLQQPFQYLQQPGGQNPLVIQPSISSNILQTQTQMLQQANNQPEEQPQQQTYQDSFLIQSDQLQNRQQPNVPSPSFSKTDFADSNAKFSTSVGPCVQNMLGSFCTDGSGNNLHDLTRTGQTMVSNLTEQQWASKFTNSQGNPSTNNPVSLPPYPGKDANVEQENCSLESHNHSAFGANNGSGLLLPTTLSGISDSAVSANVSSMALGASGFRSSLYGCMQDSSELLHSAEAQVDLPTPTRTFVKVYKSGSVGRVLDITRFNSYHELREELGQMFGIEGLLEDPQRSGWQLVIVDRENDVLLLGDDPWEEFVNNVWYIKILSPEDVLKLGKQEIESFSRNNGLRMNHASGNGGQDFVSGLPSVGSLGY, encoded by the exons ATGAAGCTTTCAACATCAGGACATGGTCAACAGGCTCATGAAG GGGAGAAGAAGTGCTTGAATTCGGAGCTATGGCATGCTTGCGCGGGCCCTCTCGTGTCGCTACCAACTCTTGGGAGTCGTGTGGTTTACTTCCCTCAGGGTCATAGTGAGCAG GTTGCGGCTACGACTAACAGAGAAGTTGATGCCCACATTCCGAATTACCCAAGCTTGCCACCCCAGTTGATTTGCCAACTTCACAATGTTACAATGCAT GCAGATGTTGAAACAGATGAAGTATATGCTCAAATGACCTTGCAGCCCTTGACTCCG CAAGAGCAAAAGGATACCTATGTTCCCGTTGAGTTGGGGATGCCAAGCAAGCAGCCAACCAATTATTTCTGCAAGACATTAACAGCGAGTGACACAAGTACTCATGGGGGGTTCTCTGTTCCTCGTCGTGCTGCAGAGAAAGTTTTCCCTCCTCTA GATTTCTCTCAGCAGCCGCCTTGTCAGGAGCTTATTGCCAGGGATCTTCATGATGTTGAGTGGAAGTTTAGGCATATTTTCCGAG GacagcccaaacggcatcttCTTACTACAGGGTGGAGTGTGTTTGTCAGTGCCAAGAGACTTGTAGCGGGAGATTCTGTTCTTTTTATCTG GAATGAAAAAAACCAGCTTCTTCTGGGAATACGCCGTGCGATTCGACCACAGACTGTGATGCCTTCTTCTGTATTGTCAAGCGACAGCATGCACATTGGACTACTTGCAGCTGCAGCTCATGCCGCTGCTACTAATAGCTGTTTCACAATATTTTATAATCCAAG GGCTAGTCCTTCCGAATTTGTCATAGCGCTTTCAAAGTATGTTAAGGCGGTATATCATACACGTGTTTCTGTTGGGATGCGTTTCCGGATGCTTTTTGAAACTGAAGAATCAAGTGTTCGCAG ATACATGGGTACTATAACTGGCATTGGTGACCTTGATCCTGTTCGTTGGTCAAATTCTCATTGGCGATCTGTCAAG GTGGGTTGGGATGAGTCAACTGCGGGTGAAAGGCAGCCACGGGTGTCTTTATGGGAAATTGAGCCTTTGACAACTTTTCCGATGTACCCCTCACTCTTTCCGCTAAGGCTAAAGCGCCCTTGGTACCCTGGAGCCTCATCTTTTCAAG ATGGTAGAGAAGGAGCAGTTAATGGCATGACATGGTTAAGAGGAGAAACTGGAGAGCAAGGGATTCACTCTCTTAATTTTCAGAATGTTGGTATGCTGCCCTGGACGCAGCAGAGATGGGACACATCCTTAGTCAGAAACGATTTTAATCCGCAGTATGAAGCCATGTTGGCAGCTGGTTTGCATAGTACAGGAGGCGGGGATTCTATTAAACAGCAATTTCTGCAGTTACAGCAACCTTTCCAGTATCTTCAGCAACCAGGCGGACAAAATCCTCTTGTTATTCAGCCATCTATCTCCTCAAATATTCTGCAAACACAGACCCAAATGCTACAGCAAGCCAACAACCAACCAGAAGAACAGCCACAGCAACAGACTTATCAGGATTCATTTCTAATTCAAAGTGACCAGCTCCAAAACAGGCAGCAGCCTAATGTTCCATctccttcattttcaaaaacagatttCGCAGATTCGAATGCTAAGTTTTCAACATCGGTTGGTCCTTGTGTACAAAATATGTTGGGTTCGTTCTGCACTGATGGAAGTGGCAACAATCTTCACGATTTAACCCGAACTGGTCAAACCATGGTTAGTAACCTGACCGAACAACAATGGGCATCAAAGTTTACAAATTCACAGGGTAATCCATCTACCAACAACCCTGTGTCACTTCCACCGTATCCTGGTAAAGATGCTAATGTCGAGCAGGAAAATTGTAGCTTGGAAAGCCATAATCATTCTGCGTTTGGTGCTAATAATGGCTCTGGACTCCTACTCCCCACCACACTTTCTGGTATCAGTGATTCTGCAGTAAGTGCTAATGTGTCCTCAATGGCATTAGGTGCTTCTGGGTTTCGGAGTTCTCTATATGGTTGCATGCAAGACTCTTCCGAGTTGTTGCATAGTGCAGAAGCACAAGTTGACCTGCCAACCCCCACCCGTACATTTGTCAAG GTTTACAAATCGGGGTCGGTTGGCCGGGTCCTAGACATCACTCGGTTCAACAGCTACCATGAGTTGCGTGAGGAGCTGGGTCAGATGTTTGGGATTGAGGGATTGCTTGAAGACCCTCAGAGATCAGGCTGGCAGCTTGTAATTGTTGACAGGGAGAATGATGTGCTTCTCCTTGGAGACGACCCCTGGGA GGAGTTTGTCAATAACGTCTGGTACATCAAGATACTTTCACCTGAGGATGTGCTGAAACTggggaaacaagaaattgaATCCTTCAGCCGCAATAATGGTTTAAGGATGAATCATGCAAGTGGGAATGGCGGCCAGGACTTTGTTTCTGGACTACCCTCTGTTGGCTCACTCGGATACTGA
- the LOC131302732 gene encoding F-box protein At5g49610-like produces MEELWFASNDIRINVLSRLPLKTLLNVKCVSKQWYRLISERSFIRHQSERKEFKEPISGFFFQERFQWCDDDIKSISYIPVDTEEATNVQRSVFNFLPQSIVLLSVSNGLICCRSCFPSPQPVVFICNPLNKEWVTLPWPTVPKQSSLGLAFDPSRDTTGESTNFKVVAVHQNESETEMEDWYFSYDVYSSKTNTWTRSKEICQCNHNLFKNKGIFVGGALYWLTDGDQILMFDVQNELSWLVSVPFPLGAFDSMPGVCIGESEGKLHCVLITECGIHVWALEDYLDLNWACRYSISLDEMEAENSEFLCNVQQRMVSRINTAPWMDPLAFKDGLLFMRVATKIYLYNFGTRKMEELCTLSMLGPNSMISPIVLPYSMSLVLLDQQ; encoded by the coding sequence ATGGAGGAGCTTTGGTTTGCAAGCAATGACATTCGGATCAATGTGCTTTCCCGATTACCTTTGAAAACTTTGCTTAACGTTAAGTGTGTTTCGAAACAATGGTATCGTCTTATTTCAGAGCGCTCTTTCATAAGGCATCAGTCTGAAAGGAAAGAATTCAAAGAACCCATTTCTGGATTTTTCTTCCAGGAGAGGTTTCAGTGGTGTGATGATGATATCAAGTCCATCAGCTATATTCCAGTCGACACCGAAGAAGCCACAAATGTGCAACGCTCAGTTTTCAATTTCCTCCCACAAAGCATTGTGCTCTTATCCGTGAGCAATGGCCTGATTTGTTGTCGGAGTTGCTTTCCTTCGCCACAGCCTGTAGTATTCATCTGTAACCCCTTGAACAAGGAATGGGTGACTCTTCCATGGCCCACAGTCCCCAAACAAAGCAGCCTAGGGCTGGCTTTTGATCCTTCTAGGGACACCACGGGTGAATCCACCAATTTCAAAGTGGTTGCAGTTCATCAGAATGAATCTGAAACTGAGATGGAGGATTGGTACTTCTCATATGACGTATACTCGTCAAAAACAAATACTTGGACCAGATCAAAGGAAATATGCCAGTGCAATCACAATTTGTTTAAAAACAAAGGCATTTTCGTAGGAGGAGCCTTGTATTGGCTAACTGATGGTGATCAAATCCTCATGTTCGATGTTCAAAACGAGCTATCTTGGTTGGTTTCCGTTCCATTCCCACTGGGGGCTTTTGATAGCATGCCTGGGGTGTGTATTGGCGAATCTGAAGGCAAATTGCATTGTGTTTTGATAACTGAATGTGGAATTCATGTGTGGGCTCTTGAGGATTATCTTGACCTTAATTGGGCGTGCAGATACTCTATTAGCCTTGATGAGATGGAGGCAGAAAACTCTGAGTTTCTATGTAACGTACAACAGAGAATGGTGAGTCGAATCAATACAGCTCCATGGATGGATCCTTTGGCTTTTAAAGATGGTCTTTTGTTTATGAGGGTGGCGACAAAGATCTATTTGTACAACTTTGGAACAAGGAAAATGGAGGAGCTCTGCACGCTTTCCATGTTGGGGCCCAACTCTATGATTTCCCCCATTGTGCTACCGTATTCCATGAGTTTGGTTCTGTTGGATCAGCAATAG